Proteins encoded by one window of Cloeon dipterum chromosome 2, ieCloDipt1.1, whole genome shotgun sequence:
- the LOC135935095 gene encoding V-type proton ATPase subunit E-like gives MKKMTRSNNSNPAKVFCKEEIQRQVSHMTAFIDQEADEKVAELDAKAEEEYNLEKGTITNQERVKITDAYIKKEKQIRIQKQIATSNYNNQLRLKVLAEREAHVNKTIEETRESLGRIAEDREKYLVVMRQLILQGVLQFLESNVTLRVREEDVDITRSVIDAVIEEYTNITGKNCEIVIDDKNYLPAKSCGGVILYAQNERMKIVNTLDARLTLITSQVIPAVRVSLFGENTNRKFYD, from the exons ATGAAGAAAATGACCAGAAGTAATAATTCAAATCCTGCAAAGGTGTTCTGTAAGGAAGAAATCCAAAGACAG GTTTCCCACATGACTGCATTTATCGACCAAGAAGCAGATGAAAAGGTCGCCGAGTTGGACGCGAAAGCCGAGGAGGAGTATAATCTTGAGAAGGGCACGATTACAAACCAGGAAAGGGTTAAAATCACTGATGCTTATataaagaaggaaaaacaaaTCAGAATTCAAAAACAGAT CGCTACGTCTAATTACAACAACCAGCTGAGGCTTAAGGTTTTGGCCGAACGAGAAGCACATGTAAATAAGACAATTGAAGAAACGCGCGAATCCTTGGGTCGCATTGCCGAGGATCGGGAAAAATACTTGGTTGTGATGCGTCAGCTAATCCTACAGGGAGTACTACAG TTTTTGGAGAGTAATGTGACATTAAGAGTGCGAGAGGAGGATGTAGACATTACTAGGTCTGTGATCGACGCTGTCATCGAAGAGTACACAAACATCACGGGCAAGAATTGCGAAATTGTCATTGACGATAAGAACTACCTTCCAGCCAAAAG tTGCGGCGGTGTCATCCTTTACGCTCAAAATGAGAGGATGAAAATCGTTAACACCTTGGATGCGAGGTTGACACTGATAACAAGCCAGGTAATACCTGCAGTTCGTGTCTCCCTCTTTGGAGAAAACACCAACAGGAAGTTCTACGATTAG